In Necator americanus strain Aroian chromosome IV, whole genome shotgun sequence, the following proteins share a genomic window:
- a CDS encoding hypothetical protein (NECATOR_CHRIV.G13452.T1) translates to MYGSETSAAPSTVMERLECTERKLLRRLLGYVWPRVCHNEEVYAEIDMVDRRMTGGRCQHRAPPSKLATENRLRFFDHLLKKPADRLVHRAPRSLSVSSWKKPPGRKRKFWTEEVEEDLRTLGVDRQFRRDGKVSQDMEER, encoded by the coding sequence atgtacggatcggagacttcggcagcaccgtctacggtgatggagaggcttgagtgcacggaacgaaagctgcttagacggctgcttggctacgtttggcctagggtatgccataATGAAGAGGTCTACGCGGAAATCGATATGGTGGACCGGCGGATGACAGGCGGAAGATGTCAACATcgtgcaccgccatcgaaattGGCTAcggaaaatcgtcttcgcttctttgatcATCTATTGAAGaaaccggcagatcgccttgttcaccGAGCCCCGAGAAGTCTGTCGGtttcaagctggaagaagccacctggccgaaaacgaaagttctggactgaggaggtggaagaggacctgaggacgctcggtgtggataggcagttcaggcgagacggtaaagtttcgcaggatatggaagagcgatga